Below is a genomic region from Dryobates pubescens isolate bDryPub1 chromosome 26, bDryPub1.pri, whole genome shotgun sequence.
GGACCGGGATCTGCCGCCGGGGAGGGTCTGGGGGGGTTGCGGCCCGGCGGCCTTGGGGGACTCCGCTGGAGATCGCGGCCTCTTGAGTGGCGAGAAGTGCTGGAGGCGGCTGTGGCcgagcaggcagcctgggctgtgcttgGTTGTGCGGCCGGCCTGCACCCAAGGCCCTGTGTGCCGGCAGCACCGCTCCCGGCTTTGCGTGAGGGACTTGGGCCGGACTCTGCTGCAGCGGTGCCCTCGGATCATCGGTACTGAGAGGGTGGGTTAAGCGGTACTGCGAGCTTAAAACCAGCTGCTAAGTCATGCGGGCCGTCCGATCTCCGGCATTAACCTCCTGCCTCGACCTGCGAGGTCGGTAAATGCATCCCTTGGGAGACATTAAGCTGATGCAACTGAGGTGACCTGTGGAGGGTTGCTCTATCACAGGCAGCTAGCGGTTCTCTGCTGGAATGCTGAAGCAGGAGCCCGAAGATCAGTATTCTAGCAGGGCTTCCAGCAGTTAAAACGTCCCCGATCATGTGAACCGAAGAAGGAAGCATccggggggggtggtggtggtggtggtggtttcatttttaaatacCTTAACAGATAGGCTGTACTTTATCAGTGGAGGTCTGTGGAGTGACCTGGGCTCCACTTTAGTTCTTGTGGATCGTCCTGAAGTTCTGCAGGCAATGAAGAAGATTCCTTTTCGTGTAGCTTGTTGGATAAAGATACTGAGGAAAGGAGAATATGGTTCCTCATCGCATCTGcagttctctctctccccaggaTGTCTTCAGGTGCGTTGTTTCCGAGCCTGGTGCCAGGCTCCCGTGGCTCTTCAAGCAAATACCTGGTGGAATTCCGAGCAGGGAAGATGTCCCTGAAAGGTAGCACTGTAACTCCAGACAAGAGAAAAGGTCTTGTGTACATCCAGCAGACTGATGATTCCCTCATTCACTTCTGCTGGAAGGACAGGACTTCAGGCAACGTTGAGGATGTGAGTATGGGTTTGTGCCTCAGTGCTGAGGCATTAAGTTGTGGTCTCTCTTCTTCTGGTTCcactggcactgctgaaaaAGGTTCTCCAAGGCAAATTAGGATGAGAATGCCACTGTGGCTTTGCAGACTGGCACTTTCAAATCCTGTCTTGCTCCTCATAGTAGAGGAAGGAAGGCttggggaggagggcagaggtCTTTGGGAGGCTAAGTGGTATTCGTGCATCCTCTCAAGCGTGTTCCCACTGCCACATTTTGCAGGACTTGATTATTTTTCCTGATGACTGTGAGTTCAAGAGGGTACCTCAGTGCACTACGGGCCGTGTGTATGTATTGAAGTTCAAGGCAGGATCAAAACGACTCTTCTTCTGGATGCAGGTTGGTGGGAAGACAGCAGTAAAGGTTTTAGAATGAAGTGCTTTCAGTGTGACTCCTACCAAGAGCAACTTTCTTGCAGGAGCCAAAGACGGACAAGGATGAGGAACACTGCCGTAAAGTCAACGAGTATCTCAACAACCCACCCATGCCTGGTGCCCTGGGGGGGAATGCAAGTGGCGGCCACGAGCTCTCGGCCTTGGGAGGTACAGTTCAGTCTCTGCTCCTTCATCTGACTGCCTTGGTTTTTCTAGGTCTATTTTTAGAGTAAGCAACTTGTAGttccttaggaagaaattcctgatGGCCCTGGAGGGTGAGTTGGGGACAGTGTTAATACCAGAAGTGTAAATTGTGCTTTTAGCAAAATAAACTCTGCTGGTTTAATAGGTGCAGGCTGAAAGTTAAGACTGCCAGGAGAAATCTCTCTTTGTTTCCAGCAGATTCTCTGGAGTCTTACCTCTTTCTGAAGCCAAGTTACATTTATCTTTCATGAACATCATGAATCAGTAAACACTTGCAACTGTTTTTTCCATACAGAATGTGATGCCAATTAATCTCCTGCTGCTTGAGCCGGAGTGCTGTGAAAAAACAAACTTCTGTGAATATGTTGTgtttcagaatgtttttgtttttaggTGAGGGTGGCTTGCAAAGCCTTCTTGGAAACATGAGCCATAACCAGCTCATGCAGCTGATCGGACCAACGGGCTTAGGAGGACTTGGTAAAATGCTTTAATATCTTTATGCCAAAATGGTGTTTTCTCCTGCCAGGTTAAATCTTACCTGACAATATTTCCCAGTGGTGCTGTTGATTGGAATAGCGCTGCTTTCATGGCAGAAAGCAAAGCCCTGCCTTAAAGATAGGCTGAGGGGCAAAAACAGAATGCAGGAGGTGACGGGCAGCAGGTTCTACACAGCACTCGTTTAGGGCTTGATCTGCAAGGAGTATCAGTTCTGCTCCTTGCTCTGCTCagtcttctgcttttttttcttttcctcctgtttttctacccttcctcttcttcctaaATATTCACTGGAACAGCAACTGAGTACCCAGGGCTCATCCCTGGTAGATGTCCCAGTTACCAGGCTGAGGACTTGCTCATCTTGTCTCTGATTCAGTGAATATTTGTGTGCAGAGTTCAGAGGAAGGCTGGAGCATGCTCATCCCACAGCACTCTGGTCAGAGGAGTGAGGCTCAGATTAGGATTTTCTCTCCTGGGACACTGGGGAGAGCTTGAATCACTGCGCTGTTTTTCCTGGAGGGGATTAGAGGTGTGCTGGAGTCCCTGCTGTGGTCTGGTCTTAATGTTATCCACACTTCAAGTCCAAAAGCATTTCCGGAGAGGTCAGACTCTCAAGTGGAAGCAGGCAAAGGTATGTGTGGCAGTGACTAAGGTTCTGTGCTTGAGCTCCAAAGTCCATTTTTGTGGCTCCAGCACATGCCTTCTTAGCCTGAGATGCAAGTCTCTTGTTAGTGTTGGAGTGTTCTGACTTTTTAGGTTGTGTTTGGAAAGGATCTTCCTTCTTGAAACTTCATGTGGTTCCTGAGActgtcttccttttcttctcaacACTTTTTCTCGGCAGCTCTTCTTTGCCTTTCCATCAGACAGCTTGACATGAAGCTCACTGCAGTAACGCAAGGAAAGCCATCTGCTTGCCTTGGCAACTGGTGGTTATGGTGAATCTGTCTGGATCTTTTCCCCCAGTAGCATCTTGTCCTCTTGCATCAGGTTTGCATCTCTCTTGGGACTCTGCTTTTattgcagagctcctgccacaAGGGAGCTTTCTTGCTTCTGGGTAAACTTTCCTGGCAGGGACAAACTGAGGTGTGTGTGGTacagcctgggcagctgttccCTACTGTTCCTGAGGCTGTGGAAGCTCTGGGTTAGTAGAGTGGGTTCTATACAAAGGAGTTAGTGGCTGGTGCTCATTCCAGTCAATTAGTCATGTTTGCTAGTGGAGTGCCATTGTTCTGTCCTCATGCAGGTCTGGTGTAGGGAGGTGTGTCCAGTTCTATGAGGTACAAGAAAGCACTGGATGGCAAGTGTATGGTAAATGGAGTGTTTGGCCGATGTGGTTCAGTGGAGCTAGAAGCTGTGATAAGTCCTTGGTAGTTGGCATGTGTGGGTGAAGGAGGCTGATTCCCATTTGTTTTGCACATGGCAGTTGGCTCAAGAGCTGAGTGTTGGTTTCCTGCTGTCTCCTGAtcgctgctctgctgggagcagtttGTGTGTGGGGCTGTCCTCACTTTGCCTATGAAGTGTTTAAGGTCTTGTCTgattctgctgctgcatctgtTAGGTCTGAAGCTGCAAACCCCAGGTGCgtggggggacagcagcagtgactCAAAGGCTCTGCCTCTCTATCTTCTGCTGAGGGCCTTGGCTTAGAATTTAGAGAAAAACTGGATTTGGGGGAATGAGTAGATAGAAGGAGAGGGCTGTGCTACAATGATCCTCTCTGTGTGGCACAAACCAAAGTCATCTCATCCTTGTGTTCACCTAGAAATGGAGTCATTTCTGAAACATGCAGCTCTCTCTGGGGCAGTTTTCTAATGGGGAAGCAAGATCAGAACGAGAGCTATtaaggaaggggtgggggggttggtgtgggcTCTTTCACCCCCTCCTCTATTGTAGCAGACAAAACCTTTCAGGTACAAGAGTGacctctccagagcagggaggtgcaAAAAACCTGAAGAGATAAATTCCTAAGCCTGTTCTTCTTTTATGTTTGCGGAAGGTGGGCTGGGTGCGCTGACGGGTCCTGGGCTGGCCAGTCTGCTTGGAAGTGGGGGACCCCCAACCAGCAGCTCATCATCAAGGTAGGGTCCCTGCCTGGTCTGGGTTTGTAATGTCAAGTTGCCACTGCTGTGGGAAGAACTGGGGCCTCCTGAGCAGGAGAGATATGAGGGGAATTAAGTCTGATTAACTCTAAAATGAGGTAGGAGCTCTTCGTGTTGTAGAGCTAGGAAAAGAAGCTTTTTGAAATAGCAGAGGCAAAGCTCTTTTTGCAGGGAATTCCTGCACTGATTATCTCTTCCAGCTCTCGCAGCCAGTCAGCTGCTGTGACACCATCTTCCACAACATCTTCTACACGTGTTACACCTGCCCCGTCCGTTCCTGCGGCTGCCTCCGTGACCAGTCCCAGCCCCGTACCAAGTTCGGGTAATGGAACCAGCTCAGCCAcgagcccaacccagcccattcaaCTGAGTGACCTTCAGAACATCTTAGCTACTATGAatgtgccagctggagcaggaggtcaGCAAGGTAACAGTGTTCTGACCAGGCAGCTCTTGGATGCATGGGTTCTTTGGAGCTGTTTTACTGTCCTGTTCCAAATTAGTCATGCCTAGGTCTCAGTGCTCCTGGCTTACATGACGTAAAGATGGGGTTTTGTGCACAGCCTAACAGCCAGCCCTTTATTTCCTTCCTAGTTGACCTGGCAACTGTTCTGACTCCTGAGATAATGGCTCCCATCCTGGCCAATGCTGAAGTTCAGGAACGGTTGATGCCTTACCTCCCCTCGGGAGAGTCTCTGCCACAGACTGCAGAGGAGATTCAGAATACCCTGACATCTCCTCAGTTTCAGCAGGTGGGTGCCTCCCTGTCACAGGAGatgctcttctcctcccctcctcccccatggctcccttgccctgcttttTCAGGTTCCTGTTGCTGTTCAGCGTAGGAAGTTGCTCGGTagaagtggagaggaggagggacagggtttagtggagCAGCACAAGTTCCTCTGCCTGCACACCCGAGGGCAGATTAGAATGATTTTCACTTTTTCTCCTGGAATTGAGCTGTACCcttctctttattttatttgtctCTGGCAAACGACAGGACTAGTAGCAAATTCATGATTCCTTGTCAGAATGGCTTGTCAGCACTCTCCTTAAAGGTCATTTCAAGTGACTGAAGGGGAGAGATGCTCATGGTTACGGCCCTGTGCCTCTTGAAACAATGGTACTTAATTCCAGTGCTTCCTGTGTGTGACTTAAAGCTGGTGTGTTACAGGCCAGACTGAACTGGTTACACGGATTGATTGAAATCTGTTCATCTGGAAAATGTCAGTGGCTAAGGCAGCTGGTTTGAGTTTCAACTAGAGCAGCTCTTCTGTGGAGACAAGACTGGGAACTGAGGGCTGTTTTTAATTGGTGGTTTGATAGAGTGTCTGCATCTAGGCAAAGATTCCAGTTGTCCATCACTttgagagtgatggagcactggaacaggctgcccagagaagttgtagagactctgtctctggaggctttcaaagcctggctggatgtgttcctctgggtcatcctgctctagcaggggattggactggatgatcttcagaggtcccttccatccctcaccttgctgtgattctgtgaaccaaGTGGCAGTCATGGCACTGTGGTTTTATGTGCTGCTTAGTCTAGCAAAGCTGACCAGTTTGTGCTTACTGGCATCTAGCTGGTGACAAGCAGACGTTGTTCCAGCTTGCAGACCCCACagggcctgggggtgcagcAGCATTTTGGAGCCTGCCCACGGTGTAGCAGTTGAGGGAAagtggctgctccaggccagccaGTCTCCAAGTTGtgacagggctgctctcctcacGTGGGTGTTGCACAGTAGCCACCTGGTGCTGGAGGAACACGAGGCAAACATTTGGTTTTTTGACACTTTTGACT
It encodes:
- the ADRM1 gene encoding proteasomal ubiquitin receptor ADRM1; the protein is MSSGALFPSLVPGSRGSSSKYLVEFRAGKMSLKGSTVTPDKRKGLVYIQQTDDSLIHFCWKDRTSGNVEDDLIIFPDDCEFKRVPQCTTGRVYVLKFKAGSKRLFFWMQEPKTDKDEEHCRKVNEYLNNPPMPGALGGNASGGHELSALGGEGGLQSLLGNMSHNQLMQLIGPTGLGGLGGLGALTGPGLASLLGSGGPPTSSSSSSSRSQSAAVTPSSTTSSTRVTPAPSVPAAASVTSPSPVPSSGNGTSSATSPTQPIQLSDLQNILATMNVPAGAGGQQVDLATVLTPEIMAPILANAEVQERLMPYLPSGESLPQTAEEIQNTLTSPQFQQALSMFSAALASGQLGPLMSQFGLPAEAVDAANKGDVEAFAKAMQNSVKSDQKEGDSKDKKDEEEDMSLD